A window of Salvelinus sp. IW2-2015 unplaced genomic scaffold, ASM291031v2 Un_scaffold1632, whole genome shotgun sequence genomic DNA:
TCTGAAATACATTACAGAGTAGAATGAATAACTACTAGAGACAACAGTTcatgaactgattccagagggtTGAAATACGGCTGGTTGTCTATCTGGTAGTTAACTAATCAGTTGACTTGGATATCTCTCATACAGCCTCACAGAACCAGGTCTAAACAACAGGATAAGGTGATTACTGTTGGAAGTCATTATCAAGTTTGTTACCGTGTCTACCCCTTCAGCCATCAGTTTGGTGACGCTGGCCTTGATGTCCTCTAAAGACAGCTTGTTATAGATGTTTTATAGAGAGGTTATATACACGTTATTACCGTGTCTACCCCTTCAGCCATCAGTTCAGTGACGCTGGCCTTGATGTCCACTAAAGACAGCTTGTTATAGATGTTTTATAGAGAGGTTATATACAAGTTATTACCGTGTCTACCCCTCCAGCCATCAGTTCGGCGACGCTGGCCTTGATGTCCACTAAAGACAGCttgttataaatgttttatagagAGGTTATATACAAGTTATTACCGTGTCTACCCCTCCAGCCATCAGTTCGGTGACGCTGGCCTTGATGTCCTCTATAGACAGCTTGTCTAACATCAGAAGGCTGGCCAGGACTCCTGGATACTTCCTGTGGGTGTTGGTGTCCTGACGCATCGTCCTGTAGATGTTCTGGATGCAGCGGTCCGCTGGGGGCACATGTAATCAGGACAGTTTAACAGTGAACCAACATAGCTACTGATACAGACACAGCACAGTGTTATCTGTGATCTTAAATGCATCATACGGATCACAGACAACTGTCTTCTTCCTGGCTTTACTTTTTTTGTTTCCCTAAATAGATTACAGCSCTAACACTTCCACATGGCCCTAAACCTTGTCCTTAACCCTTCAATATTTGCTCCCTAACTCTTCCCCTCAGCCCTAAACATTCCATGTTTTGCCCTAACCTTTCCCTTAGGCCCTAATCCTTCAATGTTTGGCTCTACCCCTTGGCCCTAAACTTTCAATGTTTCCTCCCTAACCCTTCCCCTTCGCCCTAACCCTTCCCATTGGCCCAAACCCTTCCCTGTGGCCCTTCCCCTTGACCTTAAGTCTTCCCCTTGACCCTATCCCTTCCCCTTGGCCCTGACACTGTCCCTTGGCGCCTGAGCCTTCCCCTGGCCCTGACCACTTCCCCTGGCCCTAACCTTCCCCCTGGCCCTGCTGATCCTTCCCCCTGGCCCTGATCCTTTCCCCCTGGCCCTGACTCCTTCCCCTGGCCTGACCCTTGCCCGCTGGCCCTGACCCTTCCCCTGGCCCTGACCGCCGTCCTGGCCTGATTCCCCCTGGCCTATTGGATCCTTCCCTGGCCTGATCCTGGCCCGTGCTCGTGTTCCTGCTCTTGAGGGCCTTCGCCCTCTTGGGCTACTGCTAGTTGTGGGATCCTGTCCCCTATGGTGTCCTGATTGAGGCGCTGTCCCCTTGGCACCTGATGCCTTGGTCCCGGTGGGCTGGCCTTAAGGCGCCTCCCCTGACGCCTGCCCCCTGGCCATGACCTCCTTGTCGCCGTCCTGCGCCCTGATCCTGTTCCGCCGGCTGGTGGTGCCCTGCATCCCTGGTCCTGGGCTCCTGAGGGTCCTTGCTCGCGTTGGCCCTGATTTTCTGTTCTCCGCGGGTGGTCTGGCCCTGCAAGGGCGCTTGTGCCCTGGCGCATGATCCTTTCCCCTCTGGCCCTGTAGTCCTTCGCCACCTGTGCCCTTGATCTTCGCCTGGGGCCTGGCCCGTTGACTCTATGTTGGTCGTGCGTGACGCGCTTGGAGGCTCCAGTGACCTTTTGGCGTCCGTCGTTTCCTCCTTGGCCCGATCCTTCCCGCTTCGTGGGCCGCTGGGGGTAGCACTCCGCCCTGGCTGATGCCGGCCCCCTGCCCTGGATCCTTTCCCGCCGGGTGCCGGCGTGTGACCTCCCACCTGGGCCCTGACGCGTATCCCCAGGCAGCCTGACCCTTGCCCGGCCAGGCCCTGGTGTGTACTTATCTCCCGCCTGGCCCTGACCTTCCCCATTGTGGGGCGCTGGATGACCGCGTTGGTTCCGCCCTGTGCGGACGTGAGAGTGtttcctgtgctctctctctatctctctctcccctggcctGACCCTTCCCCTGGCCATGACCCTTCCCTCATGCCTCTGACACTTCCCCTTGGCCCTGACCCTTCCCCCTGGCCCTGATTCCCCTGGCCCTGATCTGGCTCCGGCATTCCTGCCGGGAGGAGACGCTGCCCCGCCGTGCGGCCGTGGGACACTGTCCGCGCGGGCGCGGCGGGGGGATGCCTTCCGGCCTGGCGCCTGGAGTCCTGTCCCCTGGCCCTGATCCGGTGGGGCCCTGTGGAGCCTGAGGTCCTGCGCGGCCTGGGCCGCGAGCGCCTGTCCGGGCTGGCGGCCGAGAGGCGCGCCGGGCCGGCCGGGCCGGCGGCGTTGCCGTGGACGGCTGGTCCCGGGCGCTCGCGGCCATGAGCGCAATGTGGTTTGGCGAGAGTATGGCAGGGGGGAGTGAGGGTTATGGAGGCAGGGGGTCGCCGAATCCGGCTGGGGTTGAGAGGAGGCGCGGAGTCGGCGCAGGGCGCGTTAGGCGGGGTAGCTCTGCCAGATCTTGGGGGCGCCTACCGCTGCGGCTCAGCGATGGCGGGGGGGAGTACAGTCAGTGGGCAGGAGGGGTGAGGGGGCGTGGAAGCAGGGGGAGGGCGCAGAGAGAGTGCAGTGGGTCGCATGAAGGTGGGGTGGGTCCTGCAGGGGTGGGAGGTGTAGTCCAGTGTGGGGAACCATCAGCCCAGACGCTCCCATTCATCTAGAGACTTGAAGCGCCACACGGCTGAATGTGGGCCGAACACACCACGGTAGACCCAGAGCGCGTTAGCAGGACTAGCATGCGAGATTCCGCGCGCGCGAGACGAGAGAAGCTATATTGGTGTGTAGTACGCCTGCAGAGCGCGACCATACAGTCATGCGAGAGAATCTCTCTATGCTTGGAGAGGAGAAACACCAGAAAGCCGCGCTGCGACATTAGGGCGGCGGCGAGAGACGCTATATATTATGACAGTAttgcgagagcgagagagcgaggagggcGAGACCCTccggctggagaggagagaagagcactAAGACTTAGTCTCAACTTCACATTATCAGCATCACACCCactgctggagaggagagaacacaggaGACCCGACTCACATACAGCATCAAACCCACTgcggaagagagagaacacaggttaGACCCAGACTCACATCAGCATACAAACCCAccgctggagaggagagaacacaggtTAGACCCAGACTCACAATACAGCATCAAACCCactgctggagaggagagaacacaggtTAGACCCAGCTACTCACATACAGCATAACCCACTGCTGGAGAGAGAGCCAAGGTTAGAGCGCGCGGCGAGATCTCCAAAGGAAGAGAAGTCTACCATCAGAAGGCAGCACGCAGCATGTGAGAGACATGTGTACAATACTGAGCTTATGTTGTGACATAACAATAATATCAGGTTAAGATATAGTAAGAACAGGGTAGGAGGACAGTCACATTCAGCGCCGCCTAAACACCAGTTGTCGATGTACTATGACCCTAGAGAGTGATGAGCCGCTAGTAAGAAGATTATAGTTCCATTGGTCGTTATGGCCGAGACGCGCGAAGGAGCGGGACTAAGCTTATTACTATGGATGATGGAGTTAGCCGATGCGGTCGATGGCCTATACCCTATAGGAGCGATGATCCTAAGTATAGGGTAAGGATATTAGGGTTAATCTCGGTCGATGGCGTATGACCCCTAAGGAGTGGATGAGCCTAAAGTAAGTTAGATATAGTTGGTGCCTGGCGCGATGGCTCAGGTGACCCTATATGTAGTCATTGCGCGGAGTAAGAAGAGATGAGTGACATCGTCGATGGCCTATGACCCCTAAGGAGCGATGGACCTAAGTAAGTAAGATATTAGTTGCCATCGTCGATGGCCTATGACCCTAAGAGCGATGAGCCTAAGTAAGGTAAGGATAAGTTGCCATCGTCGATGTACTATGACCCTTAAGGAGCGATGGACCTTAAGTTAAGTAAGATATGAGTTGCCATCGTCGATGGCCTATGACCCCTAAGGAGCGATGGACCTAAGTTAGAAAGATATTGAGTTATCATCGTCGATGGCCTATGACCTCTAAGGAGCGATGGACCTAAGTAAGTAAGAATTATATTGTTGTCATCGTCAATGGCCTATGACCTAAGGAGGCGATGGACCTAGAGTAAGTAAGATATTAGTTATCATCGTCGATGGCCTATGACCCCTAAGGAGTGATGAGCCTAAGTAAGATATTAGCAGAAACTATAGATGTTAACCTTACAGTTATTTGAGACAATCGGTACAGTGGCTtcgcgaaagtattcaccccctttgtcatttttcctattttataaAATAAGATTGTGGGGGGGTTGTATTttattgatttacacaacatgcctaccacttgtCAGATGCAAATATGTTATTAgttatgaaacaaacaagaaatacacAAAAAACAGACTTGAGTGTGTGTAACGATTCAGCCCCCACTCAAAGTCAAGATGAGCTTTGTAGGAGCGCATGCTTTTGCAGGCAGTTAGACagtgcaagtctcttgggtaggGTGCTTTGTGTAAAAGCTTGGGCGACATCTTAGCCACTGGGGATTTGTTGCCCATTGTTCCAATAGGCAAAACTGCTTCCAGacccttcaagttggatgggaacCTGGTTGTAACAGAAAGTCTTTAAGTTCTATGGGTACCGCTGTGACAGTGATTTTCGTCGAATTGGATTGATGGGTCACTGGGTTTTTGACAGTGCCATCCGAGGAGAGCATGGTTAGGAAGTTTGGTCTGCTCGTTAGAGAAGCACTTCGGTAGGGGGTGTGGTTGCTGTTAGCGAGTATTGGGGGtgttaggatcattgtcctgctggaaggtgaacccccgtcccagtctcaaatctctggaagactgaaacaggtttcctcaagaatttccctgtatttagtgacATCCTTCAATTTCCCAGTCTCCGCCGGTGGaaaaacagcatgatgctgccaccaccatgcttcactatggggATGATGTTcatggggtgatgagaggtgttgKgtttgcgccagacattttccttgatggccaaaatgctCAATTTTAGTATCATCTGACCAGATTACtgtcttccatatgtttggggagtctcccacataccttttggcgaacaccaaatgtgttttcttattttttttctttaagcaatggctctttctggccactcttccgtaaagcccaactctgtggagtctacggcttaaagtggtcctatggacagatactccaatctccaatgtggagctttgcagctccttcagggttgtctttggtctctttgtagcctctctgattaatgccctccttgcctggtccgtgagttttggtgggcggccctctcttggcaggtttgttgtggtgccatattctttccatttaataattgatttaatggtgctccgtgggatcttcaaagtttctgatatttttttatattccaaccctgatctgtacttctccacaactgtgtccctgacctgtttggagagctccttggtcttcattgtgccacttgcttggtggtgccccttgcttagtgRtgttgcagactctggggcctttcataaCAGGTGTGTATATACCRagatcatgtgacagatcatgtgacacttagattgcacacgggtggactttatttaactaattgtctgacttctgaaggtaattggttgcaccagatcttatttaggggcttcatagcaaagggggtgaatacatatgcacgctcCACTTTTCCGctgtaattttttaaaatcttttgaaacaagtaatttgtttcatttcacttcaccaatttggactattttgtgtatgtccattacatgaaatccaaataaaaatcaatttaaattacaggttataatgcaacaaaataggaaaaatggcaagggggatgaatactttgcaaggcactgtactggtATGAGTCAGTGTATAAAACATGGTCATCACAGGTTTCAAGACAGCCACAAGTAAATATTAGGTGAAACGGACTTACATTCCAGAGCGTATTTGAAGAGTTCTTGAGAAAGATCGGTGGTCCATTTGTCCTGTCCACTCCGTTCTATCTTCTTATGTACCCGGGCCACAAAGTCCTGTCCAACTTCATCCAACAGAGGAACAAAGTTCCCCAACACCTTGGGAGAGATCACCTCTCTATTCAGAACCACCCTGTTGGAACGCCAGTCTTCCCCATTCCTACAGGGAGAGAAAAGGACCAAACCTTGTTTTGGAACGTCTCAGAACCAGCAAATCTAAATCTCATTAACTAAGTGTCAATAACTAAATCTCATTAACTAAATCTCAATAACTAAGTGTCAATAACTAAGTGTCAATAACTAAGTGTCAATAACTAAGTGTCAATAACTAAATCTCAATAACTAAATCTGTCAAtaatgcctgattcacactataGGGCCATCTACCACGCTATAGGGCCACACCTGGCCTGGTTACCATCTACCACGCWWTAGGGCCACACCTGGCCTGGTTATCATCTACCACGCCATAGGACCACACCTGGCCTGGTTACCATCTACCACGCTATAGGGCCATACCAAGCCaagctgtactgggctggcctgTAGATATGGCAATGTGAAAAGATATCTGAGATAACAGAGTCGAGTTTGGATAAACCCTAAACTGTTAGCCAGGGTACCtgtctctttagctaacattccacttcttgtcatgacaaggagtggcaaggagtggaatgatggGTAAAGAGCCTGTTTCCAAGGCTACAATACTGTAGTGTGAATAGTCAAAACATCACAAAAACGAAAGCTTATGATGACATTGATTTGAAAGTCCTTATTTAAACAACTGTTTGACAGATATAACAGAACAGTGTACGTACTTGAGCAGGACTCCATATTTCCTGTTCCTGTAGTCTCTGTATGAGGTCCATGCCTCCACTGTTAACCTCTTGGGGTAGTGTCCTTCTGCCTTGAACAGGATGGCTGCATCCTCCGGCTTTATGATGTTTACACTATTATAGTAGCCTATCTTCTCCCTGTCAGGTACAATGACAGAGCACAGCAGATCATGTCATTTATGTTCAAAGGTTTTGTTGGTAAAATGcacttctttttgttttgttcacaCTCATAATAGTCCATCTTCTCCCTGCAGGGCAATACAGCATTTATAAACCACGTGGACAGCAGTAAATATAGTCCATCTTCTCCCTACAGGACAATACAGCATTTATAAACCACATGGACAGCAGTAAATTATGTCCATCTTCTCCCTGCAGGACAATACAGCATTTATAAACCACATGGACAGCAGTAAATATAGTCCATCTTCTCCCTACAGACAATACCGCATTTATAAACCACATGGACAGCAGTAAATATAGTCCATCTTCTCCCTACAGGACAATACAGCATTTATAAACCACGGGACAGCAGTAAATATAGTCCATCTTCTCCCTGCAGGACAATACAGCATTTATTAACACACTGGACAGCAGTAAATATAGTCCATCTTCTCCCTCAGGACAATACAGCACATTTATAAACCACATGGACAGCAGAAATATAGTCCATCTTCTCCCTCAGGACAATACAGCATATTAAACACGTGGACAGCAGTAAAATATAGTCCACTCTTCCTCCTACAGGACAATACAGCATTTATAACACACATGAGACAGCAGTAAATATAGTCCATCTTCTCCCCTACAACATACAGCATTTATAAACCACATGGACAGCAGAAATTAGTCCATCTCATTCCCTACAGGACAATACAGCATTCTATTACACCACATGACAGCGTAAATACGTCCATCTTCTCCCTACAGGACAATACAGCATTTATAAACCACATGGACAGCAGTAAATATAGTCCATCTTCTCCCTACAGGACAATACAGTAAATATAGTCCATATTCTCCCTGCAAGACAATACAGCATTTATAAACCACGTGGACAGCAGTAAATATAGCAGACTGTGCCTTTGTTAAAATCAAACATATTTTGCTAGTAGAAATCCCGTTGAAAATTGTTTTAATGATTCTATATGGCTAGATTCACATTGTATTTGTCTGATAGAAAAGATTGCTCCCCTCAACAAAGCTAATTCCAGAATGTAGTGTTTTGTCTGCAGAAACAACACAAACTGTGTTGTAGCGTTATGTTGAAGTGGGCTCCAGCTACAGCTACGGTTCACTGCTTAGCTGACACTTTTAgttgtgaataataataataataatacagaacTTGTATTCACTGCTTCAGtagtttggtattttattagtatccctattagctgttgcaaaagcagcagctactcgtcCTGGGGTAGACAAAGGTTAATACTTTATTATAACGTTGTCCCCTTTGACATCATAACTGAATGACATATTGATTCTTACCGTAGACCTATCCTATTTTATGCAATTTGGCAGATGCTTTTAGCCAAAGCCACTTAGTATTTAGTGCATACATGTTTACATATATGTGGTCTTGAGTATTGAACCCACTATCCTAGCGTTTCAAGGCCCATGTTCTACAAACTgatctacagaggaccatgttctacagaggaccatgttctacagaggaccatgttctactatctgaactacagaggaccatgttctactaactgaactacagaggaccatgttctactatttgaactacagaggaccacgttctacagaggaccatgttctactaactgaacaacagaggaccatgttctacagaggaccatgttctactatttgaactacagaggaccacgttctacagaggaccatgttctactaactgaacaaCAGAGGATCATgttctacagaggaccatgttctactatctgaactacagaggaccatgttctactaactgaacaacagaggaccatgttctacagaggaccatgttctactatctGAACTACAGAGAACCATGCACTGATTTGCCACCTATAAcaatggggaggcaggtagctttGTGGTTAGAGCATTGTTTCGGTAATCGACaggtccccgagctgacaagataaaaatctgtcgttcttcccctgaacatggcagttaacacactgttccccggtaggccgtcattgtaaataagaatttgttcttaaactgacttgcctagttaaatacaacaTTCTATTACAGTTGTAGATCATATCATTACTAACCTCCTAATCTGTCTATGGGTCTGACTGTGACTTACGATGTTAAAGTTGAACTGTCTTATACCCGTCTATGGGTCTGACGGTGTTGAAGTTGTACGATCTCTTACCTGTTAATAGATCTGACTGTATCATACCTGTATATTGGACCAAAGGTGTTGAAGTTGTACGATCTCTTACCTGTTAATAGATCTGACTGTATCATACCTGTATATTGGACCAAAGGTGTTGAAGTTGTACGATCTCTTACCTGTTAATAGATCTGACTGTATCATACCTGTATATTGGACCAAAGGTGTTGAAGTTGTACGATCTCTTACCTGTTAATAGATCTGACTGTATCATACCTGTATATTGGACCAAAGGTGTTGAAGTTGTACGATCTCTTACCTGTTAATAGATCTGACTGTATCATACCTGTATATTGGACCAAAGGTGTTGAAGTTGTACGATCTCTTACCTGTTAATAGATCTGACTGTATCATACCTGTATATTGGACCGAAGGTGTTGAAGTTGTGCACCATGACTCTGTGGATGTTCCTGAATCCGTCTAGTTTCCAGAAACTGTAGAGGTTGGCAAGTCCGTTTCTCCAGAGACCTGGGATCTCACTGAAGGCCTGGACCGTACTGCTGTTGTCTGGGGACAGAGCTTGGCGCACCACCGGCATACTGGAGTTGTGGCGGGCACTGGGTAGTCCACATGCTGGCAGACCCAGGGAACTGCGACACACACTCCACCTCACCATCATAGCAGCGTCTCTCTCCTACTTTACTTCTTCTAACTCTTCTTCTGTCTGTTTCTTTTTCTCATCCGGCTCTatgctctctctgtctacctctccactgtgtctctcctcccctgtaTCCTTGAATGTTTCTTTCAGGGACAGCTTGTGTGTTGTGATAGTGTCAGCCTATGGCAAGTCAAGGCCCCCCTCATCCAGACACACACTTTGGGTTAGTCTTCTGTTTACTGTGGGACTTTCTCAGAATGCTGAAATATCCATCCTCCTAACATAAGATGTTATAGCTGGGGATTTAATTGTTGGACTGTGTGTTAGTTGAATACTCTTGTTTAATCTTGTTTCTGAGAAAATACCCACAAAGTAATAAGTTGGTTGTACTTGAATTACGGTGGCATTTGGGCATAGCATTTTagggaaaaaatgtaatcatttttCTAGATTTGTATTGATTAAATGGATGTGGGTATATCTTCCCATTGTAAATAATACGGTAGCTTAATGACTTTAAATCCTTTTTACCATTATGATAACGGTGAGCCATCAGTAAAAGTAATAACATTAATGATGTTTAAACCAATGACACATTTTAGGTAAATGAGGAGTTTTTGAAATGGagaccacagattctcaaatctAAGGTCATCAATCATTGAAAAAGTGCTTACAATGTTATTTCCTGTCAATTAAATTGACTAACACCAAGTGACATTTTGAATGTCCAAATTAACAATAAATCCTTGAATGTATGACCTACTAAAAGGTTGTTATTAGCTAATAATGTGATTTAATACAGACCTCTCCCCAGATACAAGCCACTGGAGGGAATGCTCAAGGTCCTTGTATATCTTTGTAATCAGTGATTTTTCAAGGCGGTAACACCAATGACAAACTGAGGGACACACATTATACTGTTAAAACAAAATTGTATTATAATACCCTTCCTTGTTTTTATTGACCGATGCAATATATTAAATACTTTTGTTCACCACCTAGCATtcaaaataataaatagatatttcTATATAGATACCCCCTCAGTACACCTCTAAACATCACCAGTGGGACAAGCCAATTTACCCCCAGTAGTTTCTGCAATGCATACAGATGCAGTATAAAGGACTCTCATATGTATTCCTATTAAATAATAGTTCaataaaatagaaaatgtattatttgtcatgttgttgtcattttaatgtatttttatatgGTGCCAATGTCAAGATTTACAAACACAATTCAAGAATAACCCAAATGCCAAGTCAAAAATGTTTGAATTCTCACATTGCTCTACATCTCATCTGTGTGTAATCTTTAAAATAATTCCATTGTTAGATCCTCGTGTCCTTGCCCTGAGACCTTGGGAGTGTTCTCTCTCTAAACAGATGTAGAGGAGGGAGGCTACAGGAACACATCTTTCTCACATAATCACTAAGGTAAACAAAACTTACAACACAAATTGCAAAAAATCTATTAACTTTTAAGAAGAACATGTCAACATTCAATACATTCTACAGGATTATAATCCAGAAATGTTACTTTTATATCATAAAACATACACAACACATCAATAAATAATTGAAATGTCAACATAAGACAGAAGACCACATCATAGTCACTGTTGGACTGAAATAAATTAAACGTACAAAACAGTGGAGGGCAGGATCAGctttcaaactcattccatgagtgtatgcgggttttcgctcctcccttttACTTGATTGAataattaaggtcactgattagttaggaactcccctcacctggttgtctaggtcttaattggttagctaggaactcccctcacctggttgtctaggttaaTTGGTTAGCttaggaactctcctcacctggttagtctaggtcttaattggttAGCTAGGAATCCCTCCCTTTCTATTTATGGTAAGCTAAAtctcctggttgtctaggtctgtTATGAATTATgggttatagcctaatgttagggactcctatggtagtcTATTGTTCGAACTCATGCTAAGCTCAGTGCTTTCAACAattcaatacctctcacaaatacaagtagtgacgaagtcaatctctcctccactttgagccagggagattacatgcatattattaatgttgagctctctgtgtacatcaaggCAGTCGTGCCTGCTCTGTTCTCTgagacaattgtaattttcctgaAGTCCCTCTGTGGACCTGACCACACGAATGAACAGTAGTCTATAGATGTGAACTAtaactaggcctgtaggacctgccttgttgatagtgttaagaagagagagcagagccaGACTACAGCACACCACTAACTCCAGACTACAGCAACACCACTAGACCTACGTGACTACAGCAACACCACTAGACCTATGGCTAACAGCACACCACTAGTATCTACTGACTAcagcaagacacagacacactagacccactacTCGTACAGCAACACTACTAGACCTACTGACTGAATCTAGCAACCACCACTAGACCATACTGACTACAGCAACGCCCAGCTAGACTTTACTGACTACAGCAACGCCACTAACCTATAGACCTAAGCAAACCCACTAGAACCTACTACTACAGCAACAGCCACTAGACTGCTCACTGACTACAGCAAACCACACTGACCTACCTGACTACAGCAACAGCACTAGACCTACGACAACGCAACACACAATGCTACACATGACTACAGCAACACCACTAGAACCTACTGCTACACAAACACCCACTAGACCTACTGGCTTACAGCAACACCACTTAGCTCTATGACTACAGCAACACCACAGACCTACTGACTACAGCACACCACTAGACCTATGACTACAGCAACCCACTTGACCTACTGACACAACAACCACTAGACCTACTGACTACAACAAACACCACTAACCTACTGACACAGCAACCCACTAGACCTACTGACTACAGCAACGCCACTAACCTACTTACACACAAACGCCACTAACCACTGACTACAGCACATCTAGACCTACTGACTACAGCGAACACCACTAGACCTCCGACTTACAGCACAACGCACTAACCCTACTGACACAAGACAAACTGACTAACCACTAGACCTATGACTACAAGCACCACACTAGACCTAACTGACTACAGCAACACCTAGACTAAAGTACCACTACTGACTACAGCAACACCACTAGACCATACTCTACTACAGCAACACCACTACGACCTACTGACTACAGCAACACCCGACTAGGTGCACCCCACTACTGAAGcaacacactagactactgatacAGCACCCACTAGACCTAGCTGACTACAGGCAACGACCACTAGACCTACTGACTACAGCAACGCACTAGATCCTACTACTACAGGCAACGCCACTAGACCTATACTACAGCAACGCCACTAGAACCTACTGACTACAGCACCCACTAGACCTACTGACTACAGCAACACCACTAGACCTACTGACTACA
This region includes:
- the LOC112071531 gene encoding cholesterol side-chain cleavage enzyme, mitochondrial — translated: MMVRWSVCRSSLGLPACGLPSARHNSSMPVVRQALSPDNSSTVQAFSEIPGLWRNGLANLYSFWKLDGFRNIHRVMVHNFNTFGPIYREKIGYYNSVNIIKPEDAAILFKAEGHYPKRLTVEAWTSYRDYRNRKYGVLLKNGEDWRSNRVVLNREVISPKVLGNFVPLLDEVGQDFVARVHKKIERSGQDKWTTDLSQELFKYALESVGLYADPDSATPCLHNPHSPLPYSRQTTLRSWPRAPGTSRPRQRRRPGRPGAPLGRQPGQALAAQAAQDLRLHRAPPDQGQGTGLQAPGRKASPRRARADSVPRPHGGAASPPGRNAGARSGPGESGPGGRVRAKGKCQRHEGRVMARGRVRPGEREIEREHRKHSHVRTGRNQRGHPAPHNGEGQGQAGDKYTPGPGRARVRLPGDTRQGPGGRSHAGTRRERIQGRGPASARAECYPQRPTKREGSGQGGNDGRQKVTGASKRVTHDQHRVNGPGPRRRSRAQVAKDYRARGERIMRQGTSALAGPDHPRRTENQGQREQGPSGAQDQGCRAPPAGGTGSGRRTATRRSWPGGRRQGRRLKASPPGPRHQVPRGQRLNQDTIGDRIPQLAVAQEGEGPQEQEHEHGPGSADRCIQNIYRTMRQDTNTHRKYPGVLASLLMLDKLSIEDIKASVTELMAGGVDTTSITLLWTLYELARHPDLQEELRAEVAVARQSTQGDMLQMLKMIPLVKGALKETLRLHPVAVSLQRYITEDIVIQNYHIPCGTLVQLGLYAMGRDPDVFPRPEKYLPSRWLRAENQYFRSLGFGFGPRQCLGRRIAETEMQIFLIHMLENFRVDKQASGGGHSTL